AAAATCTTTTCTGGAGATGCTCACTTGGTTACCGGTACCGGTAACCTTGGTGGATGCCGACGGGAAAGTAATCGGCATCAATACTCGCATGGAACAGTTAATCGGATTTACCAGTGAGCAAATTGCCGGCCAGCCACTCTCTAAATATGGGCTGGTTTGGGCAGATGTGCAAGCCTTATTAAAAGCTTCCGCTACCGATAAAATCATTCGGGAAATTGTCACACGCGACATGGAAAGTTTGCACGTGAGCGTCGGTGCTACCCGCGTGCCGGATAGCCCGTACACCTTACTTACCTTTGAAGACGTGCCGGATTACCGCAAAACAATCGGAGAGAAACAGTTTTTACAATCTATTGTCTCGCATTATCCTTTTGCCGTTATGGTGCAAGATGCTTACGGCGTGTGCCGTGCTTGGAATGACAAGATGACACAGCTGTTTCACGTTTCTTCCGCCGATGCTGTAGGAAGAAAAGTGTCGGAACTCATGCCGGTAGAATTGTCTAAAATACTGGGGATCTTGGACCATGAGGTATTGCAACAACAGCAAAGTTATCTCTCCCGTAACATGAGTTTTCGCAAGCCAAACGGAGAAGAAGTGGCTTTAGCGGTAAGTAAAGTGCCTATGCTCAAGTCAGACCGCGTGGCTTCCATTCTGACCGTTTTTGAAGATATCACATCGCGCCACGCACAAGAAATCGAATTGGTGCAAACCCGTAATTTATTGCAAGCTATTTTGGATAATGTTCCGTTAGGCATTTATACCCGCACTGCCGAAGGCCGCATGACGTATTATAACAAACAGAGCATGAAGGTGCTGGGAGTTTCAAATACGCAATACGTTACCACTCCGCACCCCAATCAGAAATTATCTGATGTGCGCGGATATGCCAGCCGTGAGAAGGCCATTTTGGAAGAGGGAAAATTAAAAGAATATCCGGATGAAATTTTTGTGGATCAACAGGGAAATGAGAAAGTGATTCATATGATTAAAGCTCCGTTGATGCATGCCGGTCCGGAACCGCTCGTGCTTAGTATTGTAGAAGATGTGACCCAAAAACGGGAACAGGAACGCAAGCTGATGCGTGCCAATGCCTTTTTAACCGCTATCGTAGAAAATATGCCGGTGGGATTGTATGCCCGCGATAAAGACGGGAAAATGTTGCTGAGCAATAAAAAGAGCGAAGAAATTTTCCACGATAAAAACGATCAGTTGGATGAGCGGGGGGCGGCCGCGCATGAAACAGAAGATCAAATTCGCGAGTATTTGAAACGCGAAACGGATTTGTTAGAAAGCGGCCAAATCTTGGATATCGCCGAAGAGCCTTATATGACGGAAACCGGCGAGTGGATTTCGTTGCATATCGTGAAGGTGCCTGTTTCTGATGTGGCGGGGCAATTTAGCTTCGTCATTACGATGGTGGAAGATATTACCAAACGTAAAGAACAGGAACGCAAACTGGCTAAATTCAGTCAATTCCAACAAGCTGTTTTAGACAATGCGCCTTTAGCTATTTATGCCCGCAGTATGGACAAAACATGGACCTTTATCAATAAAAAAGCTAAAGAACTCTTCCCGCAGGAAACTTTGTATTTAGATGAACATGACTTTTATAGCGAGCGAGAACGGAAAGTATTAGAAGAAGGAACTATTTTGGATATTCCGGAAGAGGAATATATTAATAGAAACAATGTAAGACTACTGCTCCACTTGATTAAAGTACCCGTAATGGATCAAGAAGGGCGTCCGTTCATGATGCTTTCTATTGCCGAAGATATTACGCAAAAGAAGCAACAAGAAAAAGAAATTCTGCAGAGCAAAAATTTCTTACAAAATATCGTAGACAATTTGCCGGTGGCCTTGTCTGTTAAAAAACCGGATGGTACCTATATTTTGTGGAATAAACGCAGTGAACAAATTTTTGGAGTGGCGGCTAATACCGTCATCGGTAAACAAGATTACCGTCAGGACATTACCAGAGAACAGCTGGACTTTGTGTTGGAGTCCGATAAGAAGGTGTTTAACAGCCATCGGGAGCTCAACATCGCCCAAGAGCTGATTTCTACCCCCAACGAAGGTGTGAAAATTATGCACACCGTCAAAACTCCTTTGTATAATTCTGACGGAGATGCCGATTATTTGCTCAATGTATCGGAAGATATTACGAGCAAGACCAAAATGGAACGCAAAATGCGGGAAGCGGGGGAGAAGAACTCTTTGCTAGTAGAAAATGTGCAAGAAGGAATTGTCATTTTAGAAGATCGGAAAATTATTTATTCCAACCGCACCGCTTGCCAAATGTTAGGTGTATCTTCCTCTGAGGAATTAACGGATAAATTGTTAGCGGATTTCATTAGCCCGGATCATCAACCGATTGCGCGCGAAAAATACGAAGCGGTGGTCAATGGTTTGGAAGGGTCTCAAGAACCGTTACAATTGTATTTTGCCCGGCCCGATGGAGGCAGAACGGAAGTGGAACTATCTGCTTTAGCTGAAAAGTATTTGGGCCGCCGTATTGTGTTGGTTTTCTTCCGAGATATGACACGCGCCAATAAGATGATGCGGGAAATCCGCTCCGAGCGTGAAACTTTCAAAAATGCGTTTGAAAAAGCAGTTCACCCGATGTTGATTTTGAATTCTAAAGGATATATTCAGACCATGAACCAATCTGCTCGGGAACTCTTTCACCTGCAAGAAAAAGATAAAGTGTTTTATCGTAATGTTTACATGCGCCCTATGTTGGCGCTGGAAACACGGCGGCAAATGTCCCAAGGGCAACCGACAGAAATGGATTGGGTGTTTGATTTCGATAAAGCAGCCGAGAAATTCCCCGGGCGTATTACCGGAGAAGGCAAACTGCCTTTACATATGAGCTTTGTGCCGTTTAACAAGCGAGATACTTCGGACGGTCAAGTATTGGCAGATTATTTGGTTACGCTACAAGTAAAACCTTCCTAATAAAACTCCCCCAATGCAAAGTTGGGGGATTTTTGCAAGATTAACATTTAGGCGCAGATGCGGAACAATATCCTTTTCCATAATCTTCACAAACCCTCCGTTTTTGTAAGTTACCGGTAAAAAACTACTATCTGCGGAACAAGCACCAGGTACATTTGCAATACATTTACCACCATCAATCGTGGTTCCAATACATCCATCACTGCGATTCGCGACACAAGCTCCTCCTTCATAGATTGTGGCATAAACACACGGAGCGGTACCACTACCCGGATTAGCTTCACATACTCCTCCATTATAAATTTTTGCATAACTGCACGAACAGTATCCTGCATCTGACTTACATATTCCTCCATCATATACTTTCACAGATCTACACCCACCGTCAGTTGCTTCGCATATACCGCCTTCGTTAATGATCGGATTTGTCCAATCATTTTTGTACCCACACATCCCATTTGCATATGGCATACCCATAGCAGTACAGCGCGCTTCTTCACTCACATAACATTGCCCCGTCGTATTGGCCCACGCACAGGGGCCGGGGTAATCTAATAAATATTTATCATAGCCGTTTTTACTGCCTGCCTTTTGTCCGGCTAATAGATTTTTACACAAGCGCTCCGCCCGGGCATCTCCGCTTTTGGCTTCACAAAACAAATAACTGTCCGGGTTTTTAAGTGCCATAGAAAGTCTTACATTCGGCAGGGTATCTAATTGTCCGGTAATGGTACTTTGACTGGCGGTTTTGGTATCTATACTATACTCGGCATCCGGCATAATATATTTATTATCTTGCGCTTCTCCGGGCAAAGATAAGACTAATGCACTAGTATCCTCTGCGTATGCTCCGTTTTCCATATAGGCGGCCGTTTGAGCGGTTTGTAATGCTTTGGCCGGGGCCAATAGGGTGCTCCAGCGGCTTTTGTCAATTGCGCCTTGATACATGGGGATAGCAATGGCTGATAAAACACCGATAATCAGTACGACTACTAGTAGTTCTACTAGGGTAAAGGCATGTTTGCTGTTTTGCATACTATTCTCCTTTTATTTCTGTTTTGGAAAATAGACGCAAAAAAACGGCCGTCCTATTTGAGCCTTTTCACCTAATCCAAACAAAACAGCCGTGGTTTGCCGCGCCCGAAGGCGTGGCAAACACTCGGCAAGTATCCCTTTGGGAGCTACCCATTAAGATACTTGCCTGATAACGAGCTGTTTTTGGAGGTGAAAAGTGCCTTGGGGTTCCCCAAAGCTCTCCGCATTCCACATGCGGTTCCAAAAACAGATTAAATTGATACTACGTACCTAGTATAACAAAATTTTTATACTAGGGTGACAACAAGCCGCATTTCCAGCGACTATTGATTAATTTCTTTTACTTCCACTTCAAAGGTTAATTCTTTGCCTGCCAGTGGGTGATTAAAGTCCAAGGTAATTTCTTGATCGGAAATTTCCTTCACAATAGCGCGGAAGGTATGTCCGGCATTGCTGGCTCCCACCATATCCCCTATTTTGAGTTGATCTGCATTCATAATAGCGGTTTTAGGAACACGTTTGATAGCTTCTTCCAATACGGGACCGTATGCTTTTTCGGCGGCAATTTTTACAGTTTTTTTGTCGCCGACATTCATTTGTTCCAATACTTCTTCTAATCCTTTAATGATTTGTCCGGCACCGTGCGTATATTCCAGCGGACCCCGTCCGGCGGAAGTATCTTGTACTTTGCCGTCTACAGTTAAGGTATAATCAAATTTTACTTTTGCGCCTTTTTGAATCATGTTTTTCTCCTTTATCCGCTGGTCAGGGCGGTTTTTCCTATTGTAACAAATTTAAGACTCACTCCCAAATATATTATTCAGCTGCCGGTTTACACGGTAAAAAGTGGCTCGTTTGGACATGTCTTTTAGCCGTTTAGATCCGATATAGGTCATGCAGCTGCGCAGTCCACCTAAAATCTGCAGTAAGGTAGGTTCAATCGGCCCGCGGAAAGGTATTTCCACCACTTTGCCTTCGCTGGCACGATATTTTTTCAAGCCACCGTAGTGGGCGTCCTGCGCATAGGCAGAGCTCATGCCGTAGAATTTCTTAAATTGTTTTTCTTCAATATGCAAAGCACAATGTTCTTTATCAATCATTTCTACTTCGGGGGTTTGATAATATTTGGTGGCTAGTTCTCCGTCACTTTCTTCGTGGCCGGCCAACATACCGCCCAACATAACAAAGTCCGCACCGGCACAGAAACTTTTGCAAATATCTCCCGGACACGTGCAGCCGCCGTCCGCACACACCATACCGCTTAGCCCATGGGTGGCATCTGCACACTCAATCACCGTAGAAAATTGCGGT
This genomic stretch from Elusimicrobiaceae bacterium harbors:
- a CDS encoding PAS domain S-box protein, translating into MGSHLFSMFSKENQLPEKIKSFLEMLTWLPVPVTLVDADGKVIGINTRMEQLIGFTSEQIAGQPLSKYGLVWADVQALLKASATDKIIREIVTRDMESLHVSVGATRVPDSPYTLLTFEDVPDYRKTIGEKQFLQSIVSHYPFAVMVQDAYGVCRAWNDKMTQLFHVSSADAVGRKVSELMPVELSKILGILDHEVLQQQQSYLSRNMSFRKPNGEEVALAVSKVPMLKSDRVASILTVFEDITSRHAQEIELVQTRNLLQAILDNVPLGIYTRTAEGRMTYYNKQSMKVLGVSNTQYVTTPHPNQKLSDVRGYASREKAILEEGKLKEYPDEIFVDQQGNEKVIHMIKAPLMHAGPEPLVLSIVEDVTQKREQERKLMRANAFLTAIVENMPVGLYARDKDGKMLLSNKKSEEIFHDKNDQLDERGAAAHETEDQIREYLKRETDLLESGQILDIAEEPYMTETGEWISLHIVKVPVSDVAGQFSFVITMVEDITKRKEQERKLAKFSQFQQAVLDNAPLAIYARSMDKTWTFINKKAKELFPQETLYLDEHDFYSERERKVLEEGTILDIPEEEYINRNNVRLLLHLIKVPVMDQEGRPFMMLSIAEDITQKKQQEKEILQSKNFLQNIVDNLPVALSVKKPDGTYILWNKRSEQIFGVAANTVIGKQDYRQDITREQLDFVLESDKKVFNSHRELNIAQELISTPNEGVKIMHTVKTPLYNSDGDADYLLNVSEDITSKTKMERKMREAGEKNSLLVENVQEGIVILEDRKIIYSNRTACQMLGVSSSEELTDKLLADFISPDHQPIAREKYEAVVNGLEGSQEPLQLYFARPDGGRTEVELSALAEKYLGRRIVLVFFRDMTRANKMMREIRSERETFKNAFEKAVHPMLILNSKGYIQTMNQSARELFHLQEKDKVFYRNVYMRPMLALETRRQMSQGQPTEMDWVFDFDKAAEKFPGRITGEGKLPLHMSFVPFNKRDTSDGQVLADYLVTLQVKPS
- a CDS encoding prepilin-type N-terminal cleavage/methylation domain-containing protein; protein product: MQNSKHAFTLVELLVVVLIIGVLSAIAIPMYQGAIDKSRWSTLLAPAKALQTAQTAAYMENGAYAEDTSALVLSLPGEAQDNKYIMPDAEYSIDTKTASQSTITGQLDTLPNVRLSMALKNPDSYLFCEAKSGDARAERLCKNLLAGQKAGSKNGYDKYLLDYPGPCAWANTTGQCYVSEEARCTAMGMPYANGMCGYKNDWTNPIINEGGICEATDGGCRSVKVYDGGICKSDAGYCSCSYAKIYNGGVCEANPGSGTAPCVYATIYEGGACVANRSDGCIGTTIDGGKCIANVPGACSADSSFLPVTYKNGGFVKIMEKDIVPHLRLNVNLAKIPQLCIGGVLLGRFYL
- a CDS encoding peptidylprolyl isomerase codes for the protein MIQKGAKVKFDYTLTVDGKVQDTSAGRGPLEYTHGAGQIIKGLEEVLEQMNVGDKKTVKIAAEKAYGPVLEEAIKRVPKTAIMNADQLKIGDMVGASNAGHTFRAIVKEISDQEITLDFNHPLAGKELTFEVEVKEINQ